In Cervus elaphus chromosome 16, mCerEla1.1, whole genome shotgun sequence, a single window of DNA contains:
- the COLEC11 gene encoding collectin-11: MKRALALMGLAFLCVLRAGASQQTVDDACSVQILVPGLKGDAGEKGDKGAPGRPGRVGPTGEKGDVGDKGQKGGVGRHGKIGPIGSKGEKGDSGDIGPPGPNGEPGIPCECSQLRKAIGEMDNQVTQLTAELKFIKNAVAGVRETEQKMYLLVKEEKRYVDAQLACQGRGGTLSMPKDEAANALLAAYITQAGLARVFIGINDLEREGAFVYADRSPMQTFSKWRSGEPNNAYDEEDCVELVASGGWNDVACHLTMHFLCEFDKEHV, translated from the exons ATGAAGCGGGCTCTGGCTCTGATGGGCCTGGCCTTCCTGTGTGTGCTCCGGGCTGGGGCCTCTCAGCAGACGGTGGACGACGCCTGCTCCGTGCAGATCCTCGTTCCCGGCCTCAAAG GGGACGCTGGTGAGAAGGGGGACAAAGGCGCCCCAGGACGGCCCGGAAGAGTCGGCCCCACGGGAGAGAAAG GCGACGTGggcgataaaggacagaaaggcgGCGTGGGGCGCCACGGGAAGATCGGCCCCATCGGCTCCAAAG GTGAAAAAGGAGATTCTGGTGACATAGGACCCCCTGGCCCTAATGGAGAACCAG GCATCCCGTGTGAATGCAGCCAGCTGAGAAAGGCCATCGGGGAGATGGACAACCAGGTCACCCAGCTCACTGCCGAGCTGAAGTTCATAAAGAACG CCGTCGCCGGGGTGCGCGAGACGGAGCAGAAGATGTACCTgctggtgaaggaggagaagcgCTACGTGGACGCGCAGCTGGCCTGCCAGGGCCGGGGCGGCACGCTGAGCATGCCCAAGGACGAGGCCGCCAACGCGCTGCTGGCTGCCTACATCACGCAGGCCGGCCTGGCTCGCGTCTTCATCGGCATCAACGACCTGGAGAGGGAGGGCGCGTTCGTCTACGCGGACCGCTCGCCCATGCAGACCTTCAGCAAGTGGCGCAGCGGGGAACCCAACAATGCCTACGATGAGGAGGACTGCGTGGAGCTGGTGGCCTCAGGGGGCTGGAACGACGTGGCCTGCCACCTCACCATGCACTTCCTCTGCGAGTTCGACAAGGAGCATGTGTAG